In Gemmatimonadota bacterium, the genomic window GGCACGTAGGCGGGCGAGTTCACGTTCGAGTTTGCGCGTCGCGGGCATCGGTCCGGTCCTGGCGTTTGAGTGAAGGGGGCTTGCGCCATAGCTGGCATTGTACTATACTGCCAGCTATGGCCGACCACAACCCCTCACGGTACGACGTCGCAAGCGGAAGCGCCGCCGGGCCACCAGCCCTGGCCGAGGCGCGGCAGACGGCGAGGGCGATGCGGGCCGAGGGCCGTGCGGACGAAGCGTTCGAGTTCTTGCTCAGTGCGCTGGCGGCGGTGCTCAAGACGAGCCGCGAGCTCGAGCTGCTGGTGGCGCGGCTGCGGCGCGCGGGCCGGCGCTCGGAACGGTTGGACCCGGAGCAACTGGCGCTGCTCTTCGAGGAGTTGATCGAGCAACTCGGGCCCGAGTCCGAGGCGCTGGACCCGGAGGCGGAAGCGAAGGAAGACGCTGAGCTTGGGCGCGAACTCGAGCAGGCCGAGAAGGCGCGTGGCTCCGAGCCGCGCAAGCCGAGCCGAGGCTGGCGCACGCGAGACGTGCAGCGTGAAGTACACACCGTCCGGGTGGCGCCCGAGGCGCGCACGTGTGAGCGCTGCGGCAAGGAGAAGCGCAAGATCGGCGAGGACGTGAGCCGCCTGCTCGAGTACGTGCCTGGCCACTTCGTCGAGCACGAGTATCATCGAGAGAAGTGGGCGTGTGGGACCTGCAAGCGGGGCGTCACGACCGCGCCGGCTCCCACGAAGCTGATCGAGCGCGGCGTGGCGGACGTCTCGTTGCTCGCCCATGTGGTCGTGAGCAAGTACGTCGACCACATGCCGCTGCACCGGCTGCACCGCATCTATGACCGCAGCGGCGCCACGATCCCGGTCTCGACGCTCGCCGACTGGATCGCTGAGGTCGGGAAGCGGGTCGAGCCGCTCGTGGACCGCATCGCGGCGCGGATCCTCACTGACGCGTACGTCGTGCACACTGACGCGACCGGGCTCAGGGTGCTCGATCCCGAGAGCCCGGAGCATGTCCAGCGTGGCACGATCTGGTGCTACGTCGGCGACGACAACGACGTCGTGTTCCGCTACACGCCGACGGGTGAAGGCGAGAGTGGGCCGTGGGCGTTTCTGGCGGGCCGCAGCGG contains:
- a CDS encoding IS66 family transposase, whose protein sequence is MADHNPSRYDVASGSAAGPPALAEARQTARAMRAEGRADEAFEFLLSALAAVLKTSRELELLVARLRRAGRRSERLDPEQLALLFEELIEQLGPESEALDPEAEAKEDAELGRELEQAEKARGSEPRKPSRGWRTRDVQREVHTVRVAPEARTCERCGKEKRKIGEDVSRLLEYVPGHFVEHEYHREKWACGTCKRGVTTAPAPTKLIERGVADVSLLAHVVVSKYVDHMPLHRLHRIYDRSGATIPVSTLADWIAEVGKRVEPLVDRIAARILTDAYVVHTDATGLRVLDPESPEHVQRGTIWCYVGDDNDVVFRYTPTGEGESGPWAFLAGRSGYIQADAASVFDRLYNGQVAQAVEVGCWAHSRRKFVALQDTDCRVAYPLKLIARMYRVERLADLLELSHEERAALRLERDQPTLDKLQRWVLITAASEPPSSELARACGYILNQWTALTRFIDDGRLSLDNNLCERQLRDIALGRNAYLFAGSHDAARRAATIYSLMRSCAQYGVGPLPYLTHVLRELAAGCGHDRLDELLPDRWQPSRAPP